The following are encoded together in the Deltaproteobacteria bacterium PRO3 genome:
- a CDS encoding transketolase family protein: MGQATATSSDKVATRDAYGKALVEVGQKYPQVVVLDADLSGSTKTIHFAKAFPERFFNMGVSEQDMMGTAAGLALAGKLPFASSFAMFATGRAFEIVRNSIVYPHLPVKICASHAGLTVGEDGASHQTVADIAIMRALPGMTVIVPADAIETKQVIHAIVDYPGPVYVRLSRAAFPVFLGEDYKFQIGKAVELREGKDIAIVACGLMVYHAVKAAELLAQQGIQASVVNMATVKPLDGDMLTRLAERTGAILTVEEHSVLGGLGSAVSEYLAESGKAVVHRYGIMDEFGQSGPAEALLKHYRLMPEDIAQQTVNTLKKAGR, from the coding sequence ATGGGACAAGCCACCGCAACATCCTCCGACAAAGTCGCCACCCGCGACGCCTACGGCAAGGCCTTGGTCGAGGTCGGTCAAAAGTACCCCCAAGTGGTCGTGCTTGACGCCGACCTCTCCGGCTCCACCAAGACGATCCACTTCGCCAAGGCCTTCCCCGAGCGCTTCTTCAACATGGGCGTCTCCGAGCAAGACATGATGGGCACCGCCGCCGGCCTGGCGCTGGCGGGCAAGCTGCCCTTCGCCTCCAGCTTCGCGATGTTCGCCACCGGGCGCGCCTTCGAGATCGTCCGCAACTCGATCGTCTACCCGCACCTGCCCGTCAAGATCTGCGCCTCCCACGCCGGCCTCACCGTCGGCGAGGACGGCGCCAGCCACCAGACCGTCGCCGACATCGCCATCATGCGGGCCTTGCCCGGCATGACCGTCATCGTCCCGGCGGACGCCATCGAGACCAAGCAGGTGATCCACGCGATCGTCGATTATCCCGGCCCCGTCTACGTCCGCTTGTCGCGCGCGGCCTTCCCCGTCTTTTTGGGCGAGGACTATAAGTTCCAGATCGGCAAGGCCGTCGAGCTGCGCGAAGGGAAAGACATCGCCATCGTGGCCTGCGGCCTGATGGTCTACCACGCCGTGAAGGCCGCCGAGCTCCTTGCCCAGCAGGGCATTCAGGCCTCGGTCGTCAATATGGCCACCGTCAAGCCGCTCGATGGCGACATGCTGACCCGCCTGGCCGAGCGCACCGGCGCCATCCTCACCGTCGAGGAACATTCCGTCTTGGGCGGCCTGGGCTCCGCGGTTTCCGAATACCTCGCCGAATCCGGGAAGGCCGTTGTCCATCGCTACGGCATCATGGACGAGTTCGGCCAGTCCGGTCCCGCCGAGGCGCTGCTCAAGCACTACCGCCTGATGCCCGAAGACATCGCCCAGCAGACCGTGAACACCCTGAAGAAGGCCGGCCGCTAA
- a CDS encoding ATP-dependent DNA helicase RecQ produces the protein MEASPSPDSSADALSERLQGLLREHFGFPHFRKGQLDILRSVTAGKDTLAVMPTGGGKSLCYQIPALDRPGLVLVVSPLISLMKDQVKALKDRGIPAGCLHTGQEYAEKLEVFAELKKAERFLLYLSPERVQKPAFGEWLKKQKVSLFAIDEAHCVSQWGPDFRQDYHKLNLLRELRPDVPILALTATATPQVLRDVAKQLGLNKPDRHVYGFYRPNLYYQVETCENDFVKRALLRRALTQHPEGRVLVYCGTRKQCEDLHAELSPDFAGTDFYHAGLENERRHEIQLDFEAGRARILIATNAFGMGIDRPDVRLVVHYQMPANIESYYQEIGRAGRDGADSTCLMLYAKRDKGLHSYFITQSEASEHHRHLRWRGLEAIVQYAEGGECRHGGILTYFRDSFRLGACGHCDVCAPESPRRIPREIQEEPFPTATPSRKKKSKPLSEAPLSPEAEARQEVLKAWRKAYAQSKDIPAFMVFSNKTLSELARKRPQSLAAMEEIYGLGPQKIETFGAELLAQIQALAE, from the coding sequence ATGGAAGCCTCACCCTCTCCGGACAGCTCCGCCGACGCCTTGAGCGAAAGGCTCCAGGGGCTCCTGCGCGAGCACTTCGGTTTCCCGCACTTCCGCAAGGGCCAGCTCGACATCCTGCGCTCGGTGACGGCCGGAAAGGACACCCTCGCAGTGATGCCGACGGGCGGCGGCAAGTCCCTCTGCTACCAAATCCCGGCCCTCGACCGGCCCGGCCTGGTCTTGGTCGTCTCGCCGCTCATCTCGCTGATGAAGGATCAGGTGAAGGCCTTGAAGGACCGCGGCATCCCGGCCGGCTGTCTGCACACCGGACAGGAGTATGCGGAGAAGCTGGAGGTCTTCGCCGAGCTGAAGAAGGCCGAGCGATTTCTGCTCTACCTATCGCCGGAACGGGTCCAGAAGCCGGCCTTCGGCGAGTGGTTGAAAAAGCAAAAGGTCTCCCTCTTCGCGATCGACGAGGCGCATTGCGTCTCGCAGTGGGGGCCGGATTTCCGGCAGGACTACCACAAGCTCAACCTATTGCGGGAGCTGCGCCCGGACGTGCCCATCCTGGCGCTGACGGCCACCGCAACGCCGCAGGTCCTCCGCGACGTCGCCAAGCAGCTGGGCCTGAACAAGCCCGACCGCCACGTCTACGGCTTCTACCGCCCCAATCTCTACTACCAGGTCGAGACCTGCGAGAACGACTTCGTCAAGCGCGCCCTGCTGCGCCGCGCCCTGACGCAGCACCCAGAGGGCCGCGTCCTCGTGTATTGCGGCACCCGCAAGCAATGCGAGGACTTGCACGCCGAACTATCCCCCGACTTCGCCGGCACGGATTTCTATCATGCGGGTCTGGAGAACGAACGGCGCCACGAGATCCAGCTCGACTTCGAGGCGGGCCGCGCCCGCATCCTGATCGCGACCAACGCCTTCGGCATGGGCATCGACCGCCCCGACGTGCGCCTGGTCGTGCACTACCAGATGCCGGCCAATATCGAGTCTTACTATCAGGAAATCGGCCGCGCGGGGCGGGACGGAGCCGACTCCACCTGTCTGATGCTCTACGCGAAACGCGACAAGGGCCTGCACAGCTATTTCATCACGCAGTCCGAGGCCTCCGAGCACCACCGCCACCTGCGCTGGCGCGGCCTGGAGGCCATCGTGCAGTACGCCGAGGGCGGCGAGTGTCGGCACGGCGGGATCTTGACCTATTTCCGCGACAGCTTCCGCCTGGGCGCCTGCGGGCACTGCGACGTCTGCGCCCCCGAATCCCCCCGGCGCATCCCGAGGGAGATCCAAGAAGAACCCTTCCCCACGGCCACCCCCAGCCGAAAGAAAAAATCCAAGCCCCTCTCCGAAGCTCCCTTAAGCCCCGAGGCCGAGGCGCGCCAGGAGGTCCTCAAGGCTTGGCGCAAGGCCTATGCCCAATCGAAGGACATCCCCGCCTTCATGGTCTTCAGCAACAAGACCTTAAGCGAGCTGGCGAGGAAACGTCCCCAAAGCCTGGCGGCCATGGAAGAGATCTACGGCCTGGGCCCGCAAAAGATCGAGACCTTCGGCGCCGAGCTGCTGGCGCAGATCCAAGCCCTGGCGGAATAA
- a CDS encoding S41 family peptidase: protein MKRLSKFFWIPVFALGLLFGALLPSARALPEKIYKALDLFSKVLYIVEKDYVETVDGQNLVYGAIKGMLGTLDPYTVFLTPDVYKELKVDTLGRFGGVGIEITLQNGVLTIVTPIEDTPAARAGIRAGDKIVKINGTLTKGMNLADAVRRMRGGKNSKLTLTLYREGVAKPFDVTLVREEIKIKSVKSEMLDKGVGFVRVASFQENTYEELKRALEQLSQQGMKSLILDLRNNPGGLLEQAIDMSDLFLKSGTIVSTRGRKGPIEVRSAKGDAVYPDLPFVVLINKGSASASEIVAGALQDNKRAKLLGTQSFGKGSVQTVIDLGEDTGVKLTVARYYTPSGKSIDGVGVTPDFIVEGEVPTPIELQEKKKVDVQRKAALDYLLTGKAPASKPESKPSKAEEAQDLPSDL, encoded by the coding sequence ATGAAACGGCTCTCCAAGTTTTTCTGGATCCCGGTCTTCGCCTTGGGACTGCTCTTCGGCGCCCTGCTGCCCTCCGCCCGCGCCCTCCCCGAAAAGATCTACAAGGCCCTCGACCTCTTCAGCAAGGTCCTCTACATCGTCGAGAAAGACTACGTCGAGACCGTCGACGGCCAGAACCTCGTCTACGGCGCCATCAAGGGCATGCTCGGGACGCTCGATCCCTACACGGTCTTTCTCACTCCCGACGTCTACAAAGAGCTGAAAGTCGACACCCTTGGGCGCTTCGGCGGAGTCGGCATCGAGATCACCCTGCAAAACGGCGTCCTGACCATCGTCACGCCCATCGAGGACACGCCGGCGGCCCGCGCCGGGATCCGCGCCGGCGACAAGATCGTCAAGATCAACGGTACACTGACCAAGGGCATGAACCTGGCCGATGCGGTGAGGCGCATGCGGGGTGGAAAGAACAGCAAGCTCACCCTTACCTTGTACCGCGAGGGCGTCGCCAAACCCTTCGACGTCACGCTCGTCCGCGAAGAGATCAAGATCAAGAGCGTCAAGTCCGAGATGCTCGACAAGGGCGTGGGCTTTGTGCGCGTCGCGAGCTTTCAAGAGAACACTTATGAAGAATTGAAGCGGGCGCTGGAGCAATTGTCGCAGCAGGGGATGAAGTCGCTGATCCTCGACCTGCGCAACAACCCGGGCGGCCTCCTCGAGCAGGCCATCGACATGAGCGACCTCTTCCTCAAGTCGGGGACCATCGTCTCGACCCGCGGCCGCAAGGGACCCATCGAGGTGCGCAGTGCCAAGGGCGACGCGGTTTATCCCGACCTTCCCTTCGTCGTCTTGATCAACAAGGGTTCGGCCTCGGCCTCCGAGATCGTCGCGGGGGCGCTTCAGGACAACAAACGGGCCAAGCTGTTGGGGACGCAGAGCTTCGGCAAGGGGAGCGTGCAGACGGTCATCGACCTCGGGGAAGACACCGGCGTGAAGCTCACCGTGGCGCGTTACTATACGCCTTCGGGGAAGTCGATCGACGGGGTGGGGGTAACGCCGGACTTCATCGTCGAGGGCGAGGTGCCTACGCCGATCGAGCTTCAGGAGAAAAAGAAAGTCGACGTGCAGCGCAAGGCCGCGCTCGACTACCTGCTTACGGGCAAGGCGCCGGCCTCCAAGCCGGAGAGCAAGCCTAGCAAGGCGGAAGAGGCGCAGGATTTGCCTTCGGATCTTTAG